A section of the Arcobacter roscoffensis genome encodes:
- a CDS encoding pyridoxal phosphate-dependent aminotransferase translates to MKIAKRMENLSPSVTMAITALARELKAQGKDILSFSAGEPDFNTPDVIKQSAIKAIEDGYTKYTAVEGITETKQAIINKLNRDHGLEYSLEHIVVSNGAKHSLFNLFQLLIEEGDEVIIPAPYWVTYPEQVKYSDGVPVFIETDDTTSFKVTAQQVKAAITDKTKVLLLNSPSNPTGAVYTKEELLAIGEVLKGTDILVFSDEMYEKIMYNGEEFTAAASVSDDMFERTVTINGLSKSVAMTGWRFGYIATPKTELVRSMIKLQGQVTSNVNSITQHAAITALEGHADADIEMMRKAFEERKEIAVKSFNDIEGISCIEPQGAFYLFVNIKEITDNSMKFCEQLLEDKGVAVVPGLAFGTEGYFRFSFATDLASIEEGIRRIKDFVENN, encoded by the coding sequence ATGAAAATTGCAAAAAGAATGGAGAATCTGTCTCCATCGGTTACTATGGCAATTACTGCCTTAGCTAGAGAGCTTAAAGCTCAAGGTAAAGACATATTAAGTTTTAGTGCAGGTGAGCCTGATTTCAATACTCCTGATGTTATTAAACAATCAGCTATTAAAGCTATCGAAGATGGCTACACTAAATACACTGCCGTAGAAGGAATTACCGAAACCAAACAAGCAATTATTAATAAACTTAACAGAGATCATGGTTTAGAGTATTCATTAGAACACATTGTTGTTAGTAATGGAGCTAAACACTCATTATTTAACCTTTTTCAATTACTAATTGAAGAAGGTGATGAAGTAATTATTCCTGCTCCTTATTGGGTTACATACCCTGAGCAAGTAAAATACTCTGATGGTGTTCCTGTATTTATTGAAACTGATGATACTACTTCATTTAAAGTAACTGCCCAGCAAGTAAAAGCAGCTATTACTGATAAAACAAAAGTATTGTTATTAAACTCGCCATCAAACCCAACTGGTGCTGTATATACTAAAGAAGAGTTATTAGCAATTGGTGAAGTTTTAAAAGGTACTGACATTTTAGTATTCTCTGATGAGATGTATGAAAAAATCATGTACAATGGTGAAGAGTTCACAGCAGCAGCTAGTGTTAGTGATGATATGTTTGAAAGAACTGTAACAATTAATGGTTTAAGTAAATCAGTTGCTATGACTGGTTGGAGATTTGGATATATAGCAACTCCTAAAACTGAGCTTGTAAGATCTATGATTAAACTTCAAGGTCAAGTTACATCAAATGTAAACTCTATTACTCAACATGCAGCAATTACTGCACTTGAAGGTCATGCAGATGCTGACATTGAAATGATGAGAAAAGCATTTGAAGAAAGAAAAGAGATTGCTGTAAAATCTTTCAATGATATTGAAGGGATTTCTTGTATTGAACCACAAGGAGCATTTTACTTATTTGTAAATATCAAAGAAATTACAGATAACTCTATGAAATTTTGTGAGCAACTTTTAGAAGACAAAGGTGTTGCTGTTGTTCCTGGACTTGCATTTGGTACAGAAGGGTATTTCAGATTCTCTTTTGCTACAGACTTAGCAAGTATCGAAGAAGGAATTAGAAGAATCAAAGATTTTGTAGAAAACAACTAA
- a CDS encoding cation diffusion facilitator family transporter, giving the protein MTLQKRATVVSTSVAALLTLMKLVIGIASGSVAVLASAVDSVLDMFVSIFNYFAISNSEKPADKTFNYGRGKVEALASVIEGTIITISGLFLLYQAGRKAIDGSVSQYMDISIVVMILSMFITIFLVMFLNKIAKKTNSMVIKADALHYKTDVYSNAAVLISLLLVNFTGYEIIDVIVGGAIALFIIYSAYELIHDGVLVLLDRAVDDEIVLGIEKVIRNNDRVNTYHLLKTREAGHQTFVEVHLVFDCIITLMDAHRATDDIERRIKKLDEKRDWVINIHMDPYDDFSMDEK; this is encoded by the coding sequence ATGACTTTACAAAAAAGAGCAACAGTAGTTTCAACTTCTGTTGCTGCACTTCTTACACTTATGAAACTTGTGATAGGTATTGCAAGTGGTTCAGTTGCAGTTCTTGCTTCTGCTGTTGACTCAGTTCTTGATATGTTCGTATCTATTTTTAACTATTTTGCAATCTCAAACTCTGAAAAACCTGCTGATAAAACTTTTAACTATGGAAGAGGAAAAGTTGAAGCCTTAGCTTCTGTGATAGAAGGTACTATTATTACAATATCAGGTCTTTTTTTACTTTATCAAGCAGGAAGAAAAGCAATAGATGGTTCTGTGTCACAATATATGGATATATCTATAGTTGTAATGATATTATCTATGTTTATTACAATTTTCTTAGTAATGTTTTTAAATAAAATAGCTAAAAAAACAAACTCTATGGTAATCAAAGCAGATGCACTACACTATAAAACAGACGTATACTCAAATGCAGCTGTATTAATATCACTTTTATTAGTAAACTTTACAGGATATGAAATAATTGATGTTATTGTAGGTGGAGCTATTGCTTTATTTATTATTTACTCTGCTTATGAACTTATTCATGATGGAGTTTTAGTTTTACTTGATAGAGCTGTTGATGATGAAATTGTTCTTGGAATTGAAAAAGTTATTAGAAATAATGACAGAGTAAATACATATCACTTACTTAAAACAAGAGAAGCAGGTCATCAAACATTTGTTGAAGTTCATCTTGTTTTTGACTGTATTATAACCTTAATGGATGCCCACAGAGCAACTGATGATATAGAAAGAAGAATAAAAAAACTTGATGAAAAAAGAGATTGGGTTATAAATATTCATATGGATCCATATGATGACTTTTCAATGGATGAAAAATAA
- a CDS encoding rhodanese-like domain-containing protein — MMTFQWMKNNMKLVFSILIVLYTSTLLSNDVNFQTAKLYKADISAQEAYKMQQNGAILIDVRTKREFNTLRAKDSHNIPIFYEKNKQRVFNKNFLKEIYLYSKKDINKEIILICRSGSRTKLASNLLAYQGFKNIYNVKYGFDFDWIKQKLPSTK, encoded by the coding sequence ATGATGACTTTTCAATGGATGAAAAATAATATGAAACTTGTATTTAGTATTTTAATAGTACTTTATACAAGTACCCTACTTTCAAATGATGTAAACTTTCAAACTGCAAAACTTTATAAAGCTGACATAAGTGCCCAAGAAGCATATAAAATGCAACAAAATGGTGCTATACTAATTGATGTTAGAACAAAGCGTGAGTTTAATACCCTAAGAGCTAAAGACTCTCATAACATCCCTATTTTTTATGAAAAAAACAAACAAAGGGTTTTTAATAAAAACTTTCTAAAAGAGATTTATCTATACTCTAAAAAAGACATAAACAAAGAAATAATTCTTATTTGTAGAAGTGGTTCAAGAACAAAACTTGCTTCAAATCTACTAGCTTACCAAGGCTTTAAAAATATCTATAATGTAAAATATGGATTTGACTTTGATTGGATTAAGCAAAAACTTCCAAGTACTAAGTAG
- a CDS encoding HD domain-containing phosphohydrolase — MNFINILGASGSKTKDTGTTSFQIFTDILIDAGNVISVLGEEAIKINHIFLTHSHSDHILDLPFIIESFFESRKETLYIYASKETIKSLKEHTFNDSIWPDFSKINLLNSDKKALEFIEIEANQTLIFGPYQITAFNANHIPGAYGYEIIKDKHIGYIISGDTYENQELIDRINNNDKIKAVLIECSFPSHMEKLAYDSKHLTPKLVSKIVKQLKRDDIQIFLYHLKPLYYKKMAEEIKDLEILKNGGKILQEGDVIHVDKGLYERDLISQYKFERIMEVNLELSSEIDKDKLFEMILTLTRELTHCEAGTLYILSKDRKHLDFKVIQNDPLEIYMGGTKDEIQWDSIPLYLEDGSKNTKMVATTCALENEIINIPDVYDEEKYDFQGTKKFDNNTGYRSKSMLVIPLENHEKDVIGVLQLINKTESLEKIKAFTSEDEKIIKALASQAAMALTNSWLINSLEEFLNSFITTIGHAIDAKSHHTMNHIANVEKISLLLAQAINEDETIYKDVKYTKNDFQQIKIAAWMHDIGKISMPESIIDKATKLYAITDRIKLVKEKFEVLKRDSEIAYLKNEITKEDYEKQIKQYEEDYLFLEETNIGGEFMDDDKIKRIEQISKYTYIKDGYEQEILDENEKYNLSIRKGTLTKEEKDIMNNHAKLSLEMLSKLPFPKKYKNVLDIAANHHEKLNGKGYPRGLSDKDLTLEDRIMILSDIFEALTSSDRPYKDAKRLSEVFKILSFMVKDYEIDGQLLKFFHEHEVLKKYANENLKPAQIDKSELLF, encoded by the coding sequence GTGAATTTTATAAATATATTAGGAGCAAGTGGAAGTAAAACTAAAGATACAGGAACAACATCATTTCAAATATTTACAGATATTTTAATTGATGCAGGGAATGTAATTAGTGTTTTAGGTGAAGAGGCTATAAAAATAAATCATATATTTTTGACACATTCCCACTCTGATCATATTCTTGATTTGCCTTTTATAATAGAAAGTTTTTTTGAAAGTAGAAAAGAGACTTTATATATTTATGCTTCTAAAGAAACTATAAAATCACTAAAAGAACATACTTTCAATGACTCAATTTGGCCAGATTTTTCTAAAATAAATCTTCTAAATAGTGATAAAAAAGCACTAGAATTTATAGAAATAGAAGCAAATCAAACACTAATATTTGGTCCTTATCAAATCACAGCTTTTAATGCTAATCATATTCCAGGAGCTTATGGTTATGAAATAATAAAAGACAAACATATTGGATATATTATAAGTGGTGATACGTACGAAAATCAAGAACTGATTGATAGAATAAATAACAACGACAAAATAAAAGCTGTTTTAATAGAGTGTTCTTTTCCTAGTCACATGGAAAAGTTAGCCTATGATAGTAAACACTTAACACCTAAACTTGTTTCAAAAATAGTAAAACAACTCAAAAGAGATGATATTCAAATATTTTTATATCACCTAAAACCTCTTTATTATAAAAAAATGGCAGAAGAGATTAAAGACTTAGAAATACTAAAAAATGGTGGAAAAATTCTACAAGAAGGTGATGTGATTCATGTTGATAAAGGACTCTATGAAAGAGACTTAATAAGTCAATATAAATTTGAAAGAATAATGGAAGTAAACCTTGAACTATCAAGTGAAATAGACAAAGATAAGCTATTTGAAATGATTCTTACTTTAACAAGAGAGCTAACTCATTGTGAAGCGGGAACCTTATATATACTTTCAAAAGACAGAAAACACTTAGATTTCAAAGTAATTCAAAATGACCCTTTAGAAATATATATGGGTGGAACAAAAGATGAAATACAATGGGATTCAATACCATTATATTTAGAAGATGGTTCTAAAAACACAAAGATGGTAGCAACCACTTGTGCCCTAGAAAATGAAATCATTAATATCCCAGATGTATATGATGAAGAAAAATATGATTTTCAAGGAACTAAAAAATTTGATAATAATACAGGATATAGATCAAAATCTATGTTAGTTATTCCCTTAGAAAATCATGAAAAAGATGTAATTGGTGTTTTACAACTGATAAATAAAACTGAGTCTTTAGAGAAAATCAAAGCCTTTACTAGTGAAGATGAAAAGATTATAAAAGCCTTAGCTTCGCAAGCTGCAATGGCACTTACAAATAGCTGGCTAATTAATTCACTAGAAGAATTTCTAAACAGTTTTATCACTACAATAGGTCATGCAATTGATGCAAAATCTCACCATACAATGAACCACATTGCAAATGTAGAAAAAATTTCTCTACTTTTAGCTCAGGCTATTAATGAAGATGAAACAATATATAAAGATGTAAAGTATACAAAGAATGATTTCCAACAAATAAAAATTGCAGCATGGATGCATGATATTGGTAAAATCTCTATGCCTGAATCAATTATTGATAAAGCTACAAAACTTTATGCCATAACAGATAGAATAAAACTTGTAAAAGAAAAATTTGAGGTTTTAAAAAGAGATAGTGAAATTGCCTACTTAAAAAATGAAATTACTAAAGAAGATTATGAAAAGCAAATCAAGCAATATGAAGAAGACTACCTATTCTTAGAAGAAACTAATATTGGTGGGGAATTTATGGATGATGATAAAATCAAAAGAATAGAACAAATCTCAAAATACACATATATAAAAGATGGATATGAGCAAGAAATACTTGATGAAAATGAAAAGTATAATCTTTCTATCAGAAAAGGTACTCTAACAAAAGAAGAGAAAGATATTATGAACAATCATGCAAAACTCTCTTTAGAAATGTTATCAAAACTTCCTTTCCCTAAAAAATATAAAAATGTCTTAGATATAGCAGCAAATCATCATGAAAAACTAAATGGAAAGGGTTATCCAAGAGGATTAAGTGATAAAGACCTTACTTTAGAAGATAGAATTATGATTTTATCAGATATATTTGAGGCTTTAACATCAAGTGATAGACCATATAAAGATGCTAAGAGATTATCAGAAGTATTTAAGATTTTATCATTTATGGTAAAAGATTATGAAATAGATGGTCAACTTCTTAAGTTCTTCCATGAGCACGAAGTTTTAAAAAAGTATGCTAATGAAAATCTAAAACCTGCACAAATAGATAAATCTGAACTTTTATTCTAA
- a CDS encoding CHASE2 domain-containing protein, which translates to MKKPDLKKLFIYINVALILSVALSFIYIFLPKLPDSIDNRLRDYLFTIRGEIPTSQNVVIVDIDEKSLQELGQWPWSRNKISQILNNMAEAQVAIIGFDVVFAEEDSSSPHKVLNELNIKKDNIPNYDLDFAKTIASTPTILGYLFELQDKEFINKEAPRIPAIYIEKNKQIGDNFLINAKGVVMNIPLIQDNSYSSGFFNNIPDEAGIIRSVPLVISYDDIIYPSLSLELLRILLDTNKVFINYDEQGVSSIALNNIEIPTDRHGRLLVNFRGKEKTFKYISANDVYNNTFNKKDIEGKIVLIGTSAAGLLDLRATPFESVFPGVEVHANVIDNIIQGDFIYKASWVDGANIFIIFTLSILIVLLIKYSPFWMNPIISVVFLVGITFILYEILFTYGIVLNIFFPLLTIVSGAILATLFDYFYEIKQEEAIKKKFASKVSKEVMESLLKNVHSNEFEAMEKEVTVFFSDVRSFTEISEKMANAKKLIEYLNQYMEPMSNIIIKHEGTIDKYIGDAIMAYWNAPADVKNHADKALLASIEQIESLKDLNENLKKQNKPLIDIGIGLNTGPAVVGEMGSVGRSDYTVIGDAINLGARLESLCKFYDSKINISNYTKEKLEGKYIFRFLDLVTVKGKKEPAQIWQVHGKGEASKQLQEELDIYHKAIQLYRDSEFIEALEIFKDLEKDENKSNKKIYKIYIKRCEEFIKNPPLDFKGVFEHSTKA; encoded by the coding sequence ATGAAAAAACCTGATTTAAAAAAACTATTTATATATATAAATGTAGCATTGATACTCTCAGTTGCTTTATCATTTATATATATTTTTTTACCAAAACTTCCTGATTCTATTGATAATAGACTAAGAGATTATCTCTTTACAATAAGAGGTGAAATTCCCACATCACAAAATGTTGTTATTGTTGATATTGATGAAAAATCTCTACAAGAGCTAGGTCAATGGCCTTGGTCTAGAAATAAAATCTCTCAAATACTAAATAACATGGCTGAGGCACAAGTTGCTATAATTGGTTTTGATGTTGTGTTCGCAGAAGAGGATAGTAGCTCACCTCATAAAGTACTAAATGAACTTAATATAAAAAAAGATAATATCCCAAACTATGATTTAGATTTTGCAAAAACAATCGCTTCAACTCCAACTATTCTTGGATACTTATTTGAACTTCAAGATAAAGAGTTTATAAATAAAGAAGCTCCAAGAATTCCTGCTATATATATAGAGAAAAACAAACAAATAGGTGATAATTTTCTTATAAATGCAAAAGGAGTTGTTATGAATATTCCACTTATTCAAGATAACTCTTACTCTAGTGGTTTTTTTAACAATATCCCAGATGAAGCAGGAATAATAAGAAGTGTTCCTTTGGTAATTTCATATGATGATATAATTTATCCATCATTAAGCCTAGAACTTCTTAGAATTTTACTTGATACAAATAAAGTATTTATAAATTATGATGAGCAAGGTGTCTCATCCATAGCTTTAAATAATATAGAAATTCCTACAGACAGACATGGTAGATTATTAGTAAATTTTAGAGGAAAAGAAAAAACTTTCAAATATATCTCTGCAAATGATGTATACAATAATACTTTTAATAAAAAAGACATTGAAGGAAAGATTGTCCTAATAGGAACCTCAGCAGCAGGTCTACTTGATCTTAGGGCAACTCCTTTTGAATCAGTATTTCCAGGAGTAGAAGTTCATGCAAATGTTATTGATAATATAATTCAAGGAGATTTTATATATAAAGCTTCATGGGTAGATGGGGCAAATATCTTTATAATCTTTACCTTGTCTATTTTGATTGTACTTCTAATTAAATATAGTCCTTTTTGGATGAATCCTATTATATCTGTAGTATTTTTAGTTGGAATTACTTTTATTTTATATGAAATATTATTTACATACGGAATTGTTTTAAATATCTTCTTTCCACTACTTACCATAGTTTCAGGTGCAATTTTAGCTACATTATTTGACTATTTTTATGAGATAAAACAAGAAGAAGCAATAAAGAAAAAGTTTGCATCAAAAGTATCAAAAGAAGTAATGGAAAGCCTTTTAAAAAACGTACATAGTAATGAATTTGAAGCTATGGAAAAAGAAGTTACAGTGTTTTTTAGTGATGTTAGAAGTTTCACAGAAATTTCTGAAAAAATGGCTAATGCAAAAAAACTAATTGAGTACCTAAATCAATATATGGAACCTATGAGTAATATTATTATTAAACATGAGGGAACTATTGATAAATACATAGGTGATGCGATTATGGCATATTGGAATGCTCCTGCTGATGTAAAAAATCATGCTGATAAAGCCCTATTAGCTTCAATAGAACAAATAGAGTCACTTAAAGATTTAAATGAAAACTTAAAAAAACAAAATAAACCTCTAATTGATATAGGTATTGGATTAAATACTGGACCTGCTGTAGTAGGTGAGATGGGAAGTGTTGGTAGAAGTGATTATACTGTAATTGGAGATGCTATTAATCTAGGGGCTAGATTAGAATCCTTATGTAAATTTTATGACTCTAAAATTAATATCTCAAATTATACAAAAGAAAAACTAGAAGGTAAATATATTTTTAGATTTCTTGATTTAGTTACAGTAAAAGGGAAAAAAGAACCAGCTCAAATCTGGCAAGTTCATGGAAAAGGTGAAGCTTCTAAGCAACTACAAGAAGAGCTAGATATTTATCATAAAGCTATACAACTATATAGAGACTCTGAGTTTATAGAAGCACTTGAAATCTTTAAAGATTTAGAAAAAGATGAGAACAAAAGCAATAAAAAAATATATAAGATTTATATAAAAAGATGTGAAGAGTTTATAAAAAACCCTCCTTTGGACTTCAAAGGAGTATTTGAACACTCTACAAAAGCATAG
- a CDS encoding tetratricopeptide repeat protein — MKKSVVIYSLVPFICLSSFANESVFNKKESSSLVVSSTKKLYDVALKNFRQKNYEKAYEQFNTLFLSSMQDVLYNFYLGRSAYELGKYEFALSAYDRILIVNPNNSRARLEMAQTYFKMKLFTQSLKEFNRVLEDKNLPVVVQKRVNEKVDYIKKLQKKSFFNATAVAGILYDSNINSTPEVDFFYLDNFDNKIQTGEKKSATIYQVVGQLNNTYKYSDNFILNSSATAVLMKYNNHKEKDIHALSLNISPTYLSKEYKLELPILFDKVNLGHESYQNNIYLNPKYTTILNSEVLYTLGLKAGRVSFVKDEERDANIFELQNSAKYASSNYGLFSFGLNLGEERRIRGNRIDVNYKYMNTYLNNVYELSEDYLLQTSLNYKEYLYKDTNASFQSRKRDKKMDASIAIIKPLKKDLHLNLGGSYTKKDSSHASSEYNKHTMKANLIWNVNLD; from the coding sequence ATGAAAAAATCAGTAGTAATTTATAGTTTAGTACCTTTTATTTGTTTATCTTCTTTTGCAAATGAAAGTGTTTTTAATAAAAAAGAGTCTTCATCTCTTGTAGTTTCTAGTACAAAAAAGTTGTATGATGTAGCTTTGAAAAATTTTAGGCAAAAAAATTATGAAAAGGCTTATGAACAGTTTAACACTTTGTTTTTAAGTAGCATGCAAGATGTACTTTATAATTTTTATTTAGGACGAAGTGCTTATGAGTTAGGTAAATATGAGTTTGCTTTAAGTGCATACGATAGAATACTTATAGTAAATCCAAACAATTCAAGAGCGAGACTTGAAATGGCTCAAACATATTTTAAAATGAAGCTATTTACTCAGTCTTTAAAAGAGTTCAATAGGGTTTTAGAAGATAAAAATCTGCCAGTTGTAGTGCAAAAAAGAGTAAATGAAAAAGTAGATTATATAAAGAAACTACAAAAGAAAAGTTTCTTTAATGCAACAGCAGTTGCAGGTATTTTATACGATTCAAATATAAATTCAACTCCAGAAGTTGATTTTTTTTATTTGGATAATTTTGATAACAAAATTCAAACAGGTGAAAAAAAATCTGCAACAATTTATCAAGTTGTTGGACAGCTTAATAATACATATAAATATAGTGATAACTTTATATTAAATAGTTCAGCTACAGCAGTGTTAATGAAGTACAATAATCATAAAGAAAAAGATATTCATGCTTTATCTTTAAACATCTCTCCTACTTATTTATCAAAAGAGTATAAGCTTGAACTACCTATTTTATTTGATAAAGTAAATTTAGGACATGAATCTTATCAAAACAATATTTATCTAAATCCTAAATATACAACTATTTTAAATAGTGAAGTTCTTTATACTTTAGGTTTAAAAGCAGGTAGGGTAAGTTTTGTAAAAGATGAAGAAAGAGATGCAAATATCTTTGAGTTACAAAATTCAGCTAAATATGCATCTTCAAACTATGGTTTATTTAGCTTTGGACTTAATCTTGGCGAAGAGAGAAGAATCAGAGGTAATAGAATAGATGTAAATTATAAATATATGAACACTTATTTAAATAATGTGTATGAATTATCAGAAGATTATTTACTTCAAACATCACTTAATTATAAAGAGTATTTATACAAAGATACAAATGCAAGCTTCCAATCAAGAAAACGAGATAAGAAAATGGATGCTTCTATCGCTATTATAAAACCACTAAAAAAAGATTTACATTTAAATCTTGGTGGTTCATATACAAAAAAAGACTCAAGTCATGCTTCTTCTGAATACAACAAGCATACCATGAAAGCAAACCTTATTTGGAATGTAAATCTAGACTAA